From Streptomyces qinzhouensis, one genomic window encodes:
- a CDS encoding DUF1330 domain-containing protein encodes MPAYALGNLIPPARLADEVLSYMERIQATLDPFDGRFLVHGAPEREVREGDWPGALVIIGFPSMDAARGWYDSPAYQELIPLRTRHMTGDILLIDGVGEGYEAAATAAFLREAQAAGERT; translated from the coding sequence ATGCCCGCCTACGCTCTCGGAAACCTGATACCCCCGGCCCGCCTCGCCGACGAGGTGCTCAGCTACATGGAACGCATCCAGGCGACGCTCGACCCCTTCGACGGCCGGTTCCTCGTCCACGGTGCCCCCGAGCGCGAGGTCCGCGAGGGCGACTGGCCCGGGGCGCTCGTGATCATCGGCTTTCCCTCGATGGACGCGGCGCGCGGCTGGTACGACTCCCCGGCCTACCAGGAGCTCATTCCCCTGCGCACCCGCCACATGACGGGCGACATCCTGCTGATCGACGGAGTGGGGGAGGGGTACGAGGCAGCGGCCACGGCGGCGTTTCTGCGCGAGGCACAGGCCGCCGGCGAGCGGACCTGA